One stretch of Amycolatopsis sp. NBC_00345 DNA includes these proteins:
- a CDS encoding FAD-dependent monooxygenase has protein sequence MTENVIVVGAGPSGLIVASELALAGVSVTLVERRTDGVQSRAGTILPRVLELLDTRGLAQQFMDRARDIIPNPLFRTHMWAGMKPVHWRHLDSRFGYRLVLPQNITEDLLTKHALDTGVTIERGLTVDTVTQDDSGVEVGMVAADGRRGTRRCAYLVGCDGGRSAVREQLGIESTGHGPTFTGIVADVRLDNPWPGGRHITDNEHGWLASFPFGAGVTRFNLVHAQRMHADVAEPVTVDEVRGCLSDILGTEVDFDELAWASRFTDTTRIASTFSRGRVFLVGESTRIHYPASGVGMNFCIQDAFNLGWKLAAVLNGHSHPEILATFDAERRPVAEGLLRSVAAQVAVQFAFSPEAMAFKRWFEATLMPMPEVNRRLAVELNGIAEPYPRAPDADPCVGFPAPDLEIHHADGVSTIGRLLRTGHFLLLDLTGNDRFHDLLPGGIPVDVVSGVPIRPPDRIGDVTALLVRPDGYVAWSATGQDDRDAARDALRHWLTNVRT, from the coding sequence ATGACCGAGAACGTCATTGTGGTCGGCGCGGGACCGTCCGGTCTGATCGTCGCCAGCGAGCTGGCCCTCGCCGGGGTATCCGTGACCCTCGTCGAGCGGCGCACCGACGGTGTGCAGTCCCGGGCGGGCACCATCCTGCCGCGGGTGCTCGAACTGCTCGACACGCGTGGCCTCGCGCAGCAGTTCATGGACCGGGCCCGCGACATCATCCCCAATCCACTGTTCCGAACCCACATGTGGGCCGGGATGAAACCGGTGCACTGGCGCCACCTCGACTCGCGTTTCGGCTACCGGCTCGTCCTGCCGCAGAACATCACCGAGGACCTGCTGACCAAACACGCACTCGACACGGGGGTCACCATCGAACGCGGCCTCACCGTCGACACGGTCACCCAGGACGACTCCGGTGTCGAGGTCGGCATGGTCGCCGCCGACGGGCGGCGCGGCACTCGCCGCTGCGCCTACCTGGTGGGCTGTGACGGCGGGCGCAGCGCGGTGCGCGAACAGCTGGGTATCGAATCCACGGGCCACGGCCCGACCTTCACCGGCATCGTCGCCGATGTCCGGCTCGACAATCCGTGGCCGGGCGGCCGGCACATCACCGACAACGAGCATGGCTGGCTCGCGTCCTTCCCCTTCGGCGCCGGTGTCACCCGGTTCAACCTCGTGCACGCGCAGCGGATGCACGCCGACGTCGCCGAGCCCGTCACCGTCGACGAGGTGCGCGGCTGCCTGTCCGACATCCTCGGCACCGAGGTGGACTTCGACGAACTGGCCTGGGCATCGCGCTTCACGGACACCACCCGCATCGCCTCGACGTTCTCCCGAGGACGCGTCTTCCTCGTCGGTGAGAGCACCCGCATCCACTACCCCGCCAGCGGCGTCGGCATGAACTTCTGTATCCAGGACGCTTTCAACCTCGGGTGGAAGCTCGCCGCCGTCCTCAACGGACACTCGCACCCGGAGATCCTCGCCACCTTCGACGCCGAGCGTCGTCCCGTGGCCGAGGGCCTGCTGCGCAGCGTCGCGGCCCAGGTCGCGGTGCAGTTCGCGTTCTCGCCCGAGGCGATGGCATTCAAGCGATGGTTCGAGGCGACGTTGATGCCGATGCCGGAGGTCAACCGACGTCTCGCCGTCGAACTCAACGGCATCGCCGAGCCCTATCCCCGCGCGCCCGACGCCGACCCGTGCGTCGGATTCCCGGCGCCGGACCTGGAAATCCACCACGCCGACGGCGTTTCCACCATCGGCCGGCTCCTGCGGACCGGGCACTTCCTCCTGCTCGACCTGACCGGCAACGACCGCTTCCACGATCTGTTACCCGGCGGCATCCCCGTGGATGTCGTGTCGGGAGTCCCCATCAGACCACCCGACCGGATCGGCGACGTCACCGCGCTGCTCGTCCGCCCGGACGGCTACGTCGCCTGGTCGGCAACCGGACAGGACGATCGTGACGCGGCACGCGACGCCCTGCGCCACTGGCTCACCAACGTAAGGACGTGA
- a CDS encoding 4,5-dihydroxyphthalate decarboxylase: MSAPHLDIATFRYDTTRALFDGTVAFDDVDAALHTAATIPEIFAGLASGRFDVAEFGLTYYLRALDAGSDLIAIPVFPNRVFRHSCVFVNTAKGITGPEDLVGRTIGEFGMYGQDSGVWAKGILSDDYGFAPEKNQWVLGGLETPLSAPFEFTTHPHPDNVEISFAPPGRTLADMLDRGEIDVLFSANAPMNYLAGSPNIAPLFPDHEARERDWYRRTGIFPMMHTVAAPRELFTANPGLAQRLYQGFLSAKDTAAERYRTMRRLYQVTTMVPWMNGLFEGNRELFPEDWFPYGIDANRTALQTYLRYSYEQGLSPALRTVDELFVEELRNT; the protein is encoded by the coding sequence ATGTCTGCTCCACATCTGGACATCGCCACCTTTCGCTACGACACCACGCGTGCGCTGTTCGACGGAACAGTGGCGTTCGATGACGTCGACGCGGCCCTGCACACCGCCGCCACCATTCCCGAGATCTTCGCCGGTCTGGCGTCCGGCCGGTTCGACGTCGCCGAGTTCGGCCTCACCTACTACCTGCGGGCGCTGGACGCCGGCTCCGACCTCATCGCCATTCCGGTGTTCCCCAACCGGGTTTTCCGGCATTCCTGCGTTTTCGTGAACACCGCCAAGGGGATCACCGGCCCAGAGGACCTCGTCGGCCGCACGATCGGCGAGTTCGGCATGTACGGCCAGGACTCGGGCGTCTGGGCGAAGGGAATCCTGTCCGACGACTACGGCTTCGCCCCGGAGAAGAACCAGTGGGTCCTCGGCGGGCTCGAGACACCGTTGTCCGCTCCGTTCGAGTTCACCACGCACCCGCACCCGGACAACGTCGAGATCAGCTTCGCGCCGCCGGGCCGCACCCTCGCCGACATGCTCGACCGCGGGGAGATCGACGTCCTGTTCAGCGCCAACGCCCCGATGAACTACCTCGCCGGCTCACCCAACATCGCGCCGCTGTTCCCCGACCACGAAGCCCGCGAGCGCGACTGGTACCGCCGCACCGGCATCTTCCCGATGATGCACACCGTGGCCGCGCCCCGCGAACTGTTCACCGCCAATCCCGGCCTGGCCCAACGCCTCTACCAAGGATTCCTCTCGGCCAAGGACACCGCCGCCGAGAGGTACCGCACCATGCGACGGCTCTACCAGGTCACCACGATGGTGCCCTGGATGAACGGCCTGTTCGAAGGAAACCGCGAACTGTTCCCGGAGGACTGGTTCCCCTACGGCATCGACGCCAACCGCACGGCGCTGCAGACCTACCTCCGCTACTCCTACGAGCAAGGGCTCTCGCCCGCCCTGCGCACCGTCGACGAGCTGTTCGTCGAAGAATTGCGGAACACGTGA
- a CDS encoding amidohydrolase family protein — translation MSTEYRVVALEEHVVTPEVVAAWQKLEPQWRDLALAPSTQGESGRRLAEMGDERIAAMDAAGIDTQVLSLTAPGLQNLEPADAIPLQREVNDLLADTVRTRPDRFQAFATLATPAPEAAAAELERAVTRLGLAGAMVFGRTRERHLDEPEFRPLLEAAAALRAPLYLHPQSPPTTVRQAYYGGLGERLDAALATHGIGWHYDCGVELLRLILAGVFDRFPDLQVIVGHWGELMMFFLDRIDTNLTEIAGLDRPISDYLRTNVFVTPSGILSEKYLRWTVETIGAERILFAADYPFVPLSTGARAFLDTAALDPAQRAAIGSTNWERIHTRIRR, via the coding sequence GTGAGCACCGAATACCGCGTTGTCGCCCTCGAAGAACACGTGGTCACCCCCGAGGTCGTCGCCGCGTGGCAGAAGCTGGAGCCGCAGTGGCGCGACCTGGCCCTGGCCCCGTCCACCCAAGGTGAGAGCGGACGACGGCTGGCCGAGATGGGCGACGAGCGCATCGCGGCGATGGACGCCGCCGGCATCGACACGCAGGTCCTGTCACTGACCGCGCCCGGCCTGCAGAACCTCGAACCGGCCGACGCCATCCCCCTTCAGCGAGAGGTCAACGACCTGCTCGCCGACACCGTTCGCACCCGGCCGGACCGCTTCCAGGCATTCGCCACGCTGGCCACCCCAGCGCCGGAAGCCGCGGCCGCGGAGCTGGAGCGCGCCGTGACCCGGCTCGGGCTGGCCGGTGCCATGGTCTTCGGCCGCACCCGCGAGCGGCACCTCGACGAACCGGAGTTCCGGCCGCTCCTCGAAGCCGCCGCCGCCCTGCGCGCACCGCTGTACCTGCATCCGCAATCGCCGCCGACCACCGTGCGCCAGGCGTACTACGGCGGGCTCGGAGAGCGGCTCGACGCGGCACTGGCCACGCACGGCATCGGCTGGCACTACGACTGCGGCGTCGAACTGCTGCGCCTGATCCTGGCCGGCGTGTTCGACCGGTTTCCCGACCTTCAGGTCATCGTCGGGCACTGGGGCGAGCTGATGATGTTCTTCCTCGACCGCATCGACACCAACCTCACCGAAATCGCCGGTCTCGACCGACCGATCTCCGACTACCTGCGCACCAACGTGTTCGTCACCCCCAGCGGCATCCTCAGCGAGAAGTATTTGCGCTGGACCGTCGAAACGATCGGCGCCGAACGCATCCTGTTCGCCGCCGACTACCCGTTCGTACCACTATCGACCGGAGCACGCGCGTTCCTGGACACGGCGGCACTGGACCCGGCCCAGCGGGCTGCCATCGGCTCGACGAACTGGGAACGAATCCACACCCGGATCCGCCGCTGA
- a CDS encoding YciI family protein translates to MWYLTIQRWTGDRQKALSELVEDHLAWMAEQLRAGNVLLAGPSADMELGIVVFRAENQAEADELCRADPFVAAGYREFDLIAWDVHQLFGVNASRLPPRTGNSTGPGS, encoded by the coding sequence ATGTGGTACCTGACAATTCAACGGTGGACCGGCGACCGTCAGAAGGCGCTCTCCGAACTGGTCGAGGACCACCTCGCCTGGATGGCGGAGCAGCTGCGTGCTGGCAACGTCTTGCTGGCGGGCCCGTCAGCGGACATGGAACTCGGCATCGTGGTATTCCGGGCTGAGAACCAGGCCGAGGCCGACGAACTCTGCAGGGCCGACCCCTTCGTCGCGGCCGGCTATCGCGAGTTCGACCTGATCGCCTGGGACGTGCACCAACTCTTCGGCGTCAACGCGTCCCGGCTGCCACCGAGAACGGGAAACTCAACCGGCCCCGGGTCCTGA
- a CDS encoding SDR family NAD(P)-dependent oxidoreductase codes for MGRLEGAVTLITGGGSGLGRAVVGRFVAEGALVGVLDHDKDKLAALTDEYGDAVLAVHGDVRHLEDHQRAVSGIVDRFGRLDSLVGTAAINEYAARLDQIPPDKLESALDEIMAVNFKGYLFAAVAARPELAKTNGSITLTLSTSGFYPGASGPLYTFSKHAGVGLVRQLAFEYSPAVRVNAVIPGGVPGSDLRGPVALGQEGISLKTLDRDGQVADMTPLRRMPRDEEYPPIYVLLAGKESTLATGGFFSWDGGLGLVGHGMTRDLGT; via the coding sequence ATGGGCCGGCTGGAAGGAGCCGTCACCCTGATCACCGGCGGCGGGTCCGGCTTGGGCCGCGCCGTCGTCGGCCGGTTCGTGGCCGAAGGCGCGTTGGTCGGCGTGCTCGACCACGACAAGGACAAACTGGCGGCACTCACCGATGAGTACGGCGACGCCGTGCTGGCCGTCCACGGCGATGTCCGCCACCTCGAGGACCACCAGCGGGCGGTGTCCGGCATCGTCGATCGGTTCGGCCGCCTCGATTCCCTCGTCGGGACAGCGGCCATCAACGAATACGCGGCCCGGCTGGATCAGATTCCGCCGGACAAGCTGGAGAGCGCGCTCGACGAGATCATGGCCGTCAACTTCAAGGGCTACCTGTTCGCGGCCGTCGCCGCCAGACCGGAACTGGCCAAGACGAACGGCAGCATCACCCTGACCCTGTCGACGTCCGGGTTCTATCCCGGCGCGTCCGGCCCGCTCTACACCTTCTCCAAGCACGCCGGGGTGGGACTCGTCCGCCAGCTCGCCTTCGAGTACTCGCCCGCAGTCCGGGTCAACGCCGTCATCCCCGGCGGCGTCCCGGGCAGCGACCTGCGCGGACCGGTCGCCCTCGGGCAGGAGGGCATCAGCTTGAAGACGCTGGACCGCGACGGCCAAGTGGCGGACATGACGCCGCTGCGCCGGATGCCGCGGGATGAGGAATACCCACCGATCTATGTGCTGCTGGCGGGCAAGGAATCCACCCTCGCCACCGGCGGATTCTTCTCCTGGGACGGCGGCCTGGGCCTCGTCGGACACGGCATGACCCGGGACCTGGGCACCTGA
- a CDS encoding TetR/AcrR family transcriptional regulator, with translation MSENGTRPVRADARRNYDRLLEVAVHAFATDGTHVTLERIAKTAGVGIGTLYRHFPTREALVEAAYRHELTDLCDAVPGLLRSMPPDQATRAWMDHFIDYLTTKHDMAEALRAVIASGGNPFAESRGRLIAAITALLEAGAAAGTLRPDVEPNDVLVALNGVSLAAGEPSQREQAGRLLDLLTEGLRQHSGPAEQR, from the coding sequence GTGTCAGAGAACGGCACCAGACCGGTGCGCGCCGACGCGCGGCGCAACTACGACCGGCTGCTCGAAGTAGCCGTGCACGCCTTCGCCACCGACGGCACGCACGTCACGCTCGAGCGCATCGCGAAGACTGCCGGCGTCGGAATCGGCACGCTCTACCGCCACTTCCCCACCCGCGAGGCGCTCGTCGAGGCCGCCTACCGCCACGAGCTCACCGACCTCTGCGACGCGGTGCCCGGCCTGCTGCGGTCGATGCCGCCGGACCAGGCGACCCGCGCCTGGATGGATCACTTCATCGACTACCTGACCACCAAGCACGACATGGCCGAGGCACTCCGCGCCGTCATCGCCTCCGGTGGCAACCCCTTCGCCGAAAGCCGCGGCCGGCTGATCGCCGCCATCACCGCGCTCCTCGAAGCAGGCGCCGCCGCCGGGACACTACGGCCGGACGTCGAACCCAACGATGTGCTCGTGGCACTCAACGGCGTGTCCCTGGCCGCCGGCGAGCCGAGCCAGCGCGAACAAGCCGGCCGCCTCCTCGACCTTCTCACCGAGGGCCTGCGCCAGCACTCCGGGCCCGCTGAGCAGCGATAG
- a CDS encoding SDR family NAD(P)-dependent oxidoreductase: protein MAMNGNRITTGFGARSTAADVIDGIDLSGKRVIVTGGSSGIGVETARALAGANAEVTLGVRRAEAGRRTAEDIIAGTRNKQIHVVPLDLADQGSVAAFVAAWDGPLDVLVNNAGTMGRRDLQVTPEGWETQFATNHLGHFALALGLHGALAAAGDARIVSLSSVGHRRSPVVFGDVNFTARPYDLGLAYGQSKTANVLFAVEATRRWGGDGITANAVHPGTIAATNLSQHLDPDVSAALVAAAPYARTYAESEVTFKTPQQGAATSVFVATSRQLDGTGGRYFEDCDEAAVLDPAAPNTAISGVEAYALDPANANRLWELSLALLGFE, encoded by the coding sequence ATGGCCATGAACGGCAACCGCATCACTACCGGGTTCGGCGCGCGGTCGACCGCCGCGGATGTCATCGACGGCATCGACCTCTCCGGGAAGCGCGTGATCGTCACCGGTGGTTCGTCCGGCATCGGCGTGGAGACCGCACGGGCGCTGGCCGGCGCGAACGCCGAGGTGACCTTGGGCGTGCGCAGGGCCGAGGCCGGTCGCCGCACCGCCGAGGACATCATCGCCGGCACCCGGAACAAGCAGATCCACGTTGTGCCGCTCGATCTGGCCGACCAAGGGTCCGTCGCCGCCTTCGTCGCGGCGTGGGACGGGCCGTTGGACGTGTTGGTCAACAACGCGGGCACTATGGGGCGACGTGATCTCCAGGTGACCCCCGAGGGCTGGGAGACGCAGTTCGCGACCAACCATCTCGGGCACTTCGCGCTCGCGCTCGGCCTGCACGGCGCACTCGCCGCGGCCGGTGATGCGCGGATCGTGTCGCTCAGCTCCGTCGGGCACCGGCGCTCACCGGTGGTGTTCGGCGACGTGAACTTCACCGCCCGGCCGTACGACCTGGGCCTCGCCTACGGTCAATCCAAGACCGCCAACGTCCTGTTCGCCGTCGAGGCGACCCGCCGCTGGGGCGGTGACGGCATCACCGCCAACGCGGTCCACCCCGGGACGATCGCGGCCACCAACCTCTCGCAACACCTGGACCCTGACGTCTCGGCGGCGCTGGTGGCCGCAGCCCCGTACGCACGGACATATGCCGAGTCGGAAGTGACATTCAAGACCCCACAGCAAGGCGCGGCCACGAGCGTCTTCGTCGCCACCTCGCGACAGCTCGACGGTACCGGCGGCCGTTACTTCGAGGACTGCGACGAAGCGGCCGTCCTGGACCCCGCCGCCCCGAATACCGCAATCTCCGGCGTCGAGGCTTACGCACTTGACCCGGCCAACGCGAACCGGCTCTGGGAGTTGTCGCTCGCACTGCTTGGTTTCGAGTAA
- a CDS encoding TetR/AcrR family transcriptional regulator translates to MPEIKRRTPTGAAVLRQDLTDSIVEAVLDELAEKGYQSLSMDAVARRAGVGKSALYRRWPSKLEMTVSTFAALGVPLAAVPDTGSFRGDLRATLDAVLEWVGHPRIGPIFTDLLGIARTNEALARALTDDIAAPRRALGMEVLDRAVARGEVPADIDRELALDVFAAPVFWRLHARREPVTSEYLDQVADLMVKAFT, encoded by the coding sequence ATGCCGGAAATCAAGCGCCGAACCCCCACGGGCGCCGCCGTCCTTCGGCAGGACCTGACGGATTCGATCGTCGAGGCCGTGCTGGACGAGCTGGCGGAGAAGGGCTACCAATCCCTGTCGATGGACGCCGTCGCGCGCCGCGCCGGAGTGGGCAAGAGCGCGCTGTACCGGCGGTGGCCGTCGAAGCTGGAAATGACCGTCAGCACGTTCGCGGCACTGGGCGTGCCGCTGGCGGCGGTGCCCGACACCGGCTCGTTCCGCGGCGACCTGCGGGCGACGCTCGACGCGGTGCTGGAGTGGGTCGGCCACCCGCGCATCGGCCCGATCTTCACCGACCTGCTGGGCATCGCCCGCACCAACGAAGCACTGGCCCGCGCGCTCACCGACGACATCGCCGCCCCCCGTCGCGCGCTCGGCATGGAAGTCCTCGACCGCGCCGTCGCCCGCGGCGAGGTGCCCGCGGACATCGACCGCGAGCTGGCCCTGGACGTATTCGCGGCGCCGGTCTTCTGGCGCCTGCACGCGCGGCGCGAACCGGTCACTTCGGAGTACCTCGACCAGGTGGCAGACCTGATGGTCAAGGCCTTCACCTGA
- a CDS encoding acyl-CoA dehydrogenase family protein, which produces MTTGLPQTRREVVERARELRPRLAKDAVRIDAEGADPTDNMRLLGEAGLHRINVPVEFGGLWDGGLYGGWRETIEAITEISAADGSTGQCWGTTALVARELYGSDLDAGTKRQLAGELMHEGRRFVASNAETGGAGPVTGRRVAGGLVVSGTKTFNTDSGGGGRDLSCVSFALAGPDGGSTRHHALIRLDDPALEARGDWDNMGQRGTCSQTIVYRDVFVPDGWHFASHEPDPYFLCAVMLLHAALLQGIGEGAFETAVGYLRELNRPSMPRFGAAATDPLIHRQLGEMSSELAAGRALMVATAAELEDPPVDAGEMGIRGFRSKVASTRAGLDVSSRLHDLTGARSTSNRYRFDRFWRNARTFGSHDSLDVKNALIGDYELSGEFPVLSDYVKF; this is translated from the coding sequence ATGACCACCGGACTGCCGCAGACCCGCCGCGAGGTCGTGGAGCGTGCCCGCGAGCTGCGGCCGCGGCTGGCGAAGGACGCCGTGCGCATCGACGCCGAGGGCGCCGACCCCACGGACAACATGCGCCTGCTCGGCGAGGCCGGGCTGCACCGGATCAACGTGCCCGTCGAGTTCGGCGGCCTCTGGGACGGCGGCCTGTACGGCGGCTGGCGCGAGACCATCGAGGCGATCACGGAGATCTCCGCGGCCGACGGCTCCACCGGCCAGTGCTGGGGCACCACGGCGCTGGTCGCGCGCGAGCTGTACGGCTCGGACCTCGACGCCGGGACCAAGCGGCAGCTGGCCGGCGAGCTGATGCACGAGGGACGCCGGTTCGTCGCGTCGAACGCCGAGACCGGCGGCGCCGGCCCGGTGACCGGGCGCCGGGTGGCCGGCGGCCTGGTGGTCAGCGGCACCAAGACGTTCAACACCGACAGCGGGGGCGGCGGCCGCGACCTGTCCTGTGTCAGCTTCGCGCTGGCCGGCCCGGACGGCGGGAGCACCCGCCACCACGCGCTGATCCGGCTCGACGACCCCGCCCTCGAGGCCCGCGGCGACTGGGACAACATGGGCCAGCGCGGCACCTGCAGCCAGACCATCGTCTACCGCGACGTGTTCGTGCCCGACGGCTGGCATTTCGCCTCGCACGAGCCGGACCCGTACTTCCTGTGCGCGGTCATGCTCCTGCACGCGGCGCTCCTGCAGGGCATCGGCGAAGGCGCGTTCGAGACGGCCGTCGGCTACCTGCGCGAGCTGAACCGGCCGAGCATGCCGAGGTTCGGCGCCGCGGCCACCGACCCGCTGATCCACCGGCAGCTCGGCGAGATGTCGAGCGAGCTGGCCGCGGGGCGGGCGTTGATGGTGGCCACGGCCGCCGAGCTGGAGGACCCGCCCGTGGACGCCGGCGAGATGGGCATCCGCGGGTTCCGCTCGAAGGTCGCCAGCACCCGCGCGGGCCTCGACGTGTCCTCGCGCCTGCACGACCTCACCGGCGCGCGCAGCACGTCCAACCGCTACCGGTTCGACCGGTTCTGGCGCAACGCCAGGACGTTCGGCTCGCACGACTCGCTCGACGTGAAGAACGCCCTCATCGGCGACTACGAGCTTTCGGGGGAGTTCCCGGTGCTCTCGGACTACGTGAAGTTCTGA
- a CDS encoding alpha/beta hydrolase, producing MPHPSELLPPLDYAAMVPRALTEPHAVAALPGALSHLNVAYATMTGWRPLRLDLHVPAGSPGPHPVVVYAHGGSFLAGGPALGPWTSLPAQGIAVASVAYRLAGEVPFPEPVEDIRAAVRWVRASAPRFGLDPARVAGWGSSAGGYLMTMAALTGETALGREFGEHRDFSPALSAVVDHYGLADPARLREDAHDNTEEQLRALDGIAAQFFGAVPPASADPLRLARPGAPPFLIMHGDDDHRLGLRQSERLRDGLSAAGVPASLVVVPGADHAGPEFSSPELVGQAVRFLRESWAA from the coding sequence ATGCCGCACCCCTCGGAACTCCTGCCGCCGCTGGATTACGCGGCCATGGTGCCGCGGGCGCTCACCGAACCGCACGCCGTGGCCGCGCTGCCGGGTGCGCTCAGTCATCTGAACGTGGCCTACGCGACGATGACCGGCTGGCGGCCGTTGCGGCTCGACCTGCACGTGCCGGCCGGCTCACCCGGCCCGCACCCGGTGGTGGTGTACGCGCACGGCGGCAGCTTCCTCGCCGGGGGCCCGGCGCTCGGGCCGTGGACTTCCCTTCCCGCCCAAGGGATCGCGGTCGCGTCGGTGGCCTACCGGCTGGCCGGGGAGGTGCCGTTCCCGGAGCCGGTCGAGGACATCCGCGCGGCGGTCCGGTGGGTGCGCGCGTCCGCGCCGCGGTTCGGCCTCGACCCGGCGCGGGTCGCCGGCTGGGGCAGTTCGGCGGGCGGCTACCTGATGACCATGGCGGCGCTGACCGGTGAAACGGCGCTGGGGCGGGAGTTCGGCGAGCACCGGGACTTCTCCCCCGCACTGTCCGCGGTCGTCGACCACTACGGCCTGGCCGACCCCGCGCGGCTGCGGGAGGACGCGCACGACAACACCGAAGAACAGCTGCGCGCGCTCGACGGCATCGCGGCGCAGTTCTTCGGCGCGGTCCCGCCCGCCTCGGCGGACCCGCTCCGGCTGGCCCGCCCGGGCGCGCCGCCGTTCCTCATCATGCACGGCGACGACGACCACCGCCTCGGCCTGCGCCAGAGCGAACGGCTGCGCGACGGGCTTTCCGCGGCCGGCGTGCCCGCGTCACTGGTCGTCGTGCCGGGCGCCGACCACGCCGGCCCGGAGTTCTCCTCCCCCGAACTGGTCGGGCAGGCGGTGCGGTTCCTGCGCGAGAGCTGGGCGGCGTGA
- a CDS encoding flavin reductase family protein has translation MDPGSLRAAFGCFPSGVTALCALVDGEPAGMAVSAFTPVSLDPPLIAVCVQETSQTWPRLRTAPAIGVSVLAGHHGPLCRRLSGPGDRFTGAGRTFAESGAILVSAFRQLA, from the coding sequence ATGGACCCGGGCAGCCTGCGCGCGGCCTTCGGCTGTTTTCCCAGCGGGGTCACGGCTTTGTGCGCCCTCGTCGACGGCGAGCCGGCCGGGATGGCGGTCAGCGCGTTCACGCCGGTCTCGCTGGACCCGCCGCTGATCGCGGTGTGCGTCCAGGAGACTTCGCAGACGTGGCCGAGACTGCGCACCGCGCCGGCGATCGGCGTCAGCGTGCTGGCCGGCCATCACGGGCCGCTGTGCCGGCGGTTGTCCGGCCCGGGCGACCGCTTCACCGGCGCGGGCCGGACGTTCGCGGAGTCGGGCGCGATCCTCGTCAGCGCCTTCCGTCAGCTGGCCTGA
- a CDS encoding DeoR/GlpR family DNA-binding transcription regulator has product MRSAERRQVIVERLRGSAQVAVAELAEVTGASEMTVRRDLDVLAAHGVLRRVHGGAVPVVPTGVEPPFDARLATGAGTKQSIAAMVASMISDGETVLLDSGTTALEVAKWLRDRPVTVMPLSLHAALALVDAPNVRILLPGGEPRPGELALAGPLALASMRSLRFDVAVLGACAFGLDAGLTAFDLNDAEVKQQALAVSRRSILAADGSKWGHAALAHVCAAADLGAVVTDESAPEDQRRELAALGVHVYVA; this is encoded by the coding sequence ATGAGAAGTGCTGAACGCCGGCAGGTCATCGTCGAGCGGCTGCGGGGGTCCGCGCAGGTGGCGGTGGCCGAGCTGGCCGAGGTGACCGGCGCGTCCGAGATGACCGTGCGGCGGGATCTCGACGTGCTGGCCGCGCACGGTGTGCTGCGGCGGGTGCACGGCGGCGCCGTCCCGGTGGTGCCGACGGGGGTCGAGCCGCCGTTCGACGCGCGGCTGGCGACGGGCGCCGGCACCAAGCAGTCGATCGCCGCGATGGTGGCGTCGATGATCTCCGACGGCGAGACCGTGCTCCTCGACAGCGGCACGACGGCGCTGGAGGTCGCGAAGTGGCTGCGCGACCGGCCGGTGACGGTGATGCCGCTTTCGCTGCACGCCGCGCTCGCGCTCGTCGACGCGCCGAACGTCCGGATCCTGTTGCCCGGCGGCGAGCCGCGCCCCGGCGAGCTCGCGCTGGCCGGCCCGCTGGCACTGGCGTCGATGCGGTCGCTGCGGTTCGACGTGGCCGTGCTCGGCGCGTGCGCCTTCGGCCTCGACGCGGGCCTGACCGCGTTCGACCTGAACGACGCCGAGGTGAAACAGCAGGCGCTCGCCGTCTCGCGCCGGTCGATCCTCGCGGCGGACGGCTCGAAGTGGGGCCACGCCGCCCTCGCCCACGTGTGCGCCGCGGCCGACCTCGGCGCCGTCGTCACCGACGAGTCGGCTCCCGAGGACCAGCGGCGCGAGCTGGCGGCCCTCGGGGTGCACGTGTACGTCGCCTGA